A part of Acidimicrobiales bacterium genomic DNA contains:
- a CDS encoding ABC transporter ATP-binding protein, whose protein sequence is MSYVRINGLTKQFAGKPPTTAMDDLDLEIEQGEFLVLLGPSGCGKTTTLRCMAGLETPDRGSIRLGEQVVFDSGARRNLSPDKRNIGMVFQSYALWPHMTVRKNIAYPLKARKVDKAGSAGWVDETAALVDCSQLLDRYPGQLSGGQQQRVALARGLVARPDVVLFDEPLSNLDARLRDLVRAQLHELHTRLGFTAVFVTHDQSEALALGDRMAIMRAGRIEQFDTPERVFEEPGTEYVAEFIGMSNRLPFRRQDGGWAFAGEKVVGDLPVAVGQDDVFVRLRPDDLLLAPTGQPLPPGSVTFPAEIVDSEFGGRYMDVIVSVRGTRLHARVPSGTLGGWARTLQPGQAVDAGFAQVAAIYYGPDEARLAGHVPVATPAAVGA, encoded by the coding sequence GTGTCCTACGTACGCATCAACGGCCTGACGAAGCAGTTCGCCGGGAAGCCGCCGACCACGGCGATGGACGATCTCGACCTCGAGATCGAGCAGGGCGAGTTCCTCGTGCTGCTGGGCCCGAGTGGCTGCGGGAAGACCACGACCCTGCGCTGCATGGCCGGGCTGGAGACGCCCGACCGGGGCAGCATCCGCCTCGGCGAGCAGGTCGTGTTCGACTCCGGCGCCCGGCGCAACCTGTCGCCCGACAAGCGCAACATCGGGATGGTCTTCCAGTCCTACGCGCTGTGGCCGCACATGACGGTGCGGAAGAACATCGCCTACCCGCTGAAGGCCAGGAAGGTCGACAAGGCGGGGTCGGCCGGGTGGGTGGACGAGACGGCGGCGCTGGTCGACTGCTCGCAGCTGCTCGACCGGTACCCGGGCCAGCTCTCGGGCGGCCAGCAGCAGCGGGTCGCCCTGGCGAGGGGCCTCGTCGCCCGGCCCGACGTCGTCCTGTTCGACGAGCCGCTCAGCAACCTGGACGCCCGCCTGCGCGACCTCGTGCGGGCCCAGCTCCACGAGCTGCACACCCGGCTCGGGTTCACGGCGGTGTTCGTCACCCACGACCAGAGCGAGGCGCTCGCCCTCGGCGACCGCATGGCGATCATGCGGGCCGGGAGGATCGAGCAGTTCGACACGCCGGAGCGGGTGTTCGAGGAGCCGGGGACCGAGTACGTCGCCGAGTTCATCGGCATGTCGAACCGGCTGCCCTTCCGGCGCCAGGACGGCGGCTGGGCCTTCGCCGGCGAGAAGGTGGTCGGCGACCTGCCCGTCGCCGTCGGCCAGGACGACGTGTTCGTCCGGCTCCGGCCCGACGACCTCCTGCTGGCGCCCACCGGCCAGCCGCTCCCGCCGGGGTCGGTGACGTTCCCGGCCGAGATCGTCGACTCCGAGTTCGGCGGCCGCTACATGGACGTCATCGTCTCGGTGCGGGGCACCCGCCTGCACGCCAGGGTCCCGAGCGGGACGCTCGGCGGGTGGGCCAGGACGCTCCAGCCCGGCCAGGCCGTCGACGCCGGCTTCGCCCAGGTGGCCGCCATCTACTACGGCCCGGACGAGGCCCGCCTCGCCGGCCACGTGCCGGTGGCGACGCCGGCGGCCGTGGGGGCGTGA
- a CDS encoding ABC transporter permease subunit, whose product MTTILAPEARSATPLLEARRLLPRVAMLAFLAGIAYLVLMPMIRLQMLAFEDGAHGYRTAYGRDQIWDTIRTTIGLAFGSLAIALVLGTLLAWAATRLPPRLRLLRALPILPIVVPAVASVIGWSFLLSPRPGYLNALMRTLPWWDHLSEGPVDVYTLPWIVIITGFGLTSFVYLFVSAGFQNINTELIEAAQVSGSSGLGVFFKVTLPLLRPVLVYGGGVALLLGLGQFTGPLLLGRNAGISVLTTDMYFAVSQSPVDYGVAAAIGSPLVIFGICVVILQKVILGDHSRFVTHGGKGSFSGGLKPSRLAAVGILGYSLLATFLPVGALAIVALSRFWTPDVDVANFSLFNFREIFAESGIVDAIKTSLTVSLISVAIALPIGFVAATLLLRGRRFRIVRPIVDFVVAMPLGIPAVIFGVGFLLTYTREPFVLYGTNWVIILVYVTLMLPFTTRMQLSGMVALGDAYIEASRVSGANAVMTNLRIVLPLLRSTIGGAAALMFVLLTHEFAASLLVRAPTTQVMGTVLFDYWTNGSYPLVAAIALVMTGVTTVGVVIAVALGGSDVFDKL is encoded by the coding sequence GTGACCACGATCCTCGCCCCCGAGGCCCGCTCGGCCACCCCGCTGCTCGAGGCCAGGCGCCTCCTGCCGAGGGTCGCCATGCTCGCCTTCCTCGCCGGCATCGCCTACCTGGTGCTGATGCCGATGATCCGGCTCCAGATGCTGGCCTTCGAGGACGGCGCCCACGGCTATCGCACGGCCTACGGCCGGGACCAGATCTGGGACACGATCCGCACGACGATCGGCCTGGCCTTCGGGTCCCTCGCCATCGCCCTCGTGCTCGGCACCCTGCTCGCCTGGGCCGCTACCCGCCTCCCACCGCGCCTGCGCCTGCTGCGGGCGCTGCCCATCCTCCCGATCGTCGTCCCCGCGGTGGCGTCGGTGATCGGCTGGTCGTTCCTGCTGTCGCCCCGCCCGGGCTACCTCAACGCGCTCATGCGGACCCTCCCGTGGTGGGACCACCTGAGCGAGGGGCCGGTCGACGTCTACACGCTCCCGTGGATCGTCATCATCACCGGGTTCGGCCTCACGTCGTTCGTGTACCTGTTCGTGAGCGCCGGCTTCCAGAACATCAACACCGAGCTCATCGAGGCCGCGCAGGTGAGCGGCTCGAGCGGCCTCGGCGTGTTCTTCAAGGTGACGCTCCCGCTGCTGCGGCCGGTGCTCGTCTACGGCGGCGGGGTCGCCCTGCTCCTCGGCCTCGGCCAGTTCACCGGGCCGCTGCTCCTCGGCCGCAACGCCGGCATCTCGGTGCTGACCACCGACATGTACTTCGCGGTGTCCCAGTCGCCGGTCGACTACGGGGTGGCCGCGGCCATCGGCTCGCCGCTCGTGATCTTCGGGATCTGCGTCGTGATCCTCCAGAAGGTCATCCTCGGCGACCACAGCCGGTTCGTCACCCACGGCGGCAAGGGCTCGTTCTCGGGCGGGCTGAAGCCGTCGAGGCTGGCCGCCGTCGGCATCCTCGGCTACAGCCTGCTGGCGACGTTCCTGCCCGTCGGCGCGCTGGCCATCGTCGCCCTGTCCCGGTTCTGGACGCCCGACGTCGACGTCGCCAACTTCTCGCTGTTCAACTTCCGCGAGATCTTCGCCGAGTCCGGGATCGTCGACGCCATCAAGACGAGCCTGACCGTGTCGCTGATCTCGGTCGCCATCGCCCTGCCGATCGGCTTCGTGGCCGCCACCCTGCTGCTGCGGGGCCGCCGGTTCCGCATCGTCCGGCCCATCGTGGACTTCGTCGTCGCCATGCCGCTCGGGATCCCGGCCGTGATCTTCGGCGTCGGCTTCCTGCTCACCTACACCCGCGAGCCGTTCGTGCTCTACGGCACCAACTGGGTGATCATCCTCGTGTACGTCACGCTGATGCTGCCGTTCACCACGAGGATGCAGCTCTCGGGGATGGTGGCGCTCGGCGACGCCTACATCGAGGCGTCCCGGGTCAGCGGGGCCAACGCGGTGATGACCAACCTGCGCATCGTGCTGCCCCTGCTGCGGTCGACGATCGGCGGCGCCGCCGCGCTCATGTTCGTGCTGCTGACCCACGAGTTCGCGGCGTCGCTGCTCGTGCGGGCGCCGACCACGCAGGTGATGGGCACGGTCCTGTTCGACTACTGGACCAACGGGTCGTACCCGCTCGTCGCCGCCATCGCCCTCGTGATGACCGGGGTGACGACGGTCGGCGTCGTCATCGCCGTGGCCCTCGGCGGCAGCGACGTGTTCGACAAGCTGTGA
- a CDS encoding CoA transferase, with product MSRPTAFPYVETDPARRPRERRGPLAGIRVADFCWMGVGSIATRLLADFGAEVVKIEDRVRVDTPRRLPIYRDEPARNFTDEVVDPDPDRGGLHNNFSRNKLGVTIDLRSPRGREVAERLIAASSVVTENFAPGVMERWGLTYERLRELRPDVIYARMSGYGHSGPHAHYRSYGPVVQAVSGLTAISGLPGREPSGWGFSYMDDQAAYHNSAALLMAIWRRMRTGEGTEIDVSAVEAGIDLVGPVLLDVSVNGRTTRRPDFPTGNRLEWPPAAPHGVYPAAGDDRWIAVAVFDDGQWAGLVEAMGSPDWAADPRFAGPDARFANQDALDERVADWTRQRDGHEATALLQSLGVPAGAVQHAGDVNERDPQAEAREVFFEMDHPVIGRARFEGTAMRFSDLAADHWRSAPLLGEDNEHVCKQVLGMDDDEYGDLVAAGVL from the coding sequence GTGAGCCGGCCGACGGCGTTCCCGTACGTCGAGACCGACCCGGCCAGGCGCCCCCGCGAGCGGCGGGGGCCGCTGGCCGGGATCCGGGTCGCCGACTTCTGCTGGATGGGGGTGGGCTCGATCGCCACCCGCCTGCTCGCCGACTTCGGCGCGGAGGTCGTGAAGATCGAGGACCGCGTCAGGGTCGACACCCCCCGCCGCCTCCCGATCTACCGGGACGAGCCGGCGAGGAACTTCACCGACGAGGTCGTCGACCCCGACCCGGACCGCGGCGGGCTGCACAACAACTTCTCCCGCAACAAGCTCGGCGTGACCATCGACCTGCGCTCGCCCCGCGGCCGGGAGGTGGCCGAGCGGCTGATCGCGGCGAGCAGCGTGGTCACCGAGAACTTCGCCCCCGGCGTGATGGAGCGCTGGGGGCTGACCTACGAGCGCCTGCGCGAGCTGCGGCCGGACGTGATCTACGCCCGCATGAGCGGCTACGGCCACTCCGGCCCCCACGCCCACTACCGCAGCTACGGCCCGGTGGTGCAGGCGGTCAGCGGCCTCACCGCCATCAGCGGGCTCCCCGGCCGGGAGCCGTCCGGGTGGGGCTTCTCGTACATGGACGACCAGGCCGCCTACCACAACTCGGCGGCGCTGCTCATGGCCATCTGGCGGCGCATGCGGACGGGGGAGGGGACCGAGATCGACGTGTCGGCCGTGGAGGCCGGCATCGACCTCGTCGGGCCGGTCCTCCTCGACGTGTCGGTCAACGGGCGCACGACCCGCCGGCCCGACTTCCCGACCGGCAACCGCCTCGAGTGGCCGCCGGCCGCCCCGCACGGCGTGTACCCGGCGGCCGGCGACGACCGCTGGATCGCCGTCGCCGTGTTCGACGACGGGCAGTGGGCCGGGCTGGTCGAGGCCATGGGCTCGCCCGACTGGGCCGCCGACCCCCGCTTCGCCGGCCCGGACGCCCGGTTCGCCAACCAGGACGCGCTCGACGAGCGGGTGGCGGACTGGACCCGCCAGCGGGACGGTCACGAGGCGACCGCGCTCCTCCAGTCGCTCGGCGTGCCGGCCGGCGCCGTGCAGCACGCGGGCGACGTGAACGAGCGGGACCCGCAGGCCGAGGCCCGCGAGGTGTTCTTCGAGATGGACCACCCGGTGATCGGGCGGGCGCGGTTCGAGGGGACCGCCATGCGCTTCTCGGACCTGGCCGCCGACCACTGGCGGTCGGCGCCCCTGCTCGGCGAGGACAACGAGCACGTGTGCAAGCAGGTCCTCGGCATGGACGACGACGAGTACGGGGACCTCGTCGCCGCCGGCGTCCTCTGA
- a CDS encoding CoA transferase has protein sequence MGADPMFAGLRVVELAGDPAGEAVGRTFAQLGADVVKVEPPSGSPTRAVGPFAHGREDGDHSLTFWYQNRNKRSVVVDHTTAEGRATVLRLAAGADVVVTTLAPAEAEATGLTVDALAAASGRLVVVSVTPFGLTGPWSGWASSDLVGLALGSPLHSCGYDDHTIPPIRPGGDQGYLQAASFARMAVMLALVERERTGRGQVVDVAMHDALAVGAELANPYWFYARAVVQRQTCRHATPFPTEPSIFRCADGRWVFFAVFIVEQKAWQAILGWLAGRDLAADLTDPEYGDPAFRQASLAHVLDVVADFFLTLTADEAYHEGQARGLAVGPVNLPDDLFEDEHLAAREFFVTVDHDDVPPARYPGVPFRFAGVPAASPVRAPRLGEHDDEVLHPTPPAEEAT, from the coding sequence ATGGGCGCGGACCCCATGTTCGCCGGCCTGCGGGTGGTCGAGCTGGCGGGGGACCCGGCCGGCGAGGCCGTGGGCCGGACCTTCGCCCAGCTCGGCGCAGACGTCGTCAAGGTCGAGCCGCCGTCGGGGTCGCCGACGAGGGCCGTCGGCCCGTTCGCCCACGGCCGCGAGGACGGCGACCACAGCCTCACGTTCTGGTACCAGAACCGGAACAAGCGCAGCGTGGTCGTCGACCACACGACCGCCGAGGGCCGGGCCACCGTGCTCCGCCTCGCCGCCGGGGCCGACGTGGTCGTGACGACCCTGGCGCCGGCGGAGGCCGAGGCGACCGGGCTGACCGTGGACGCCCTGGCCGCCGCGTCGGGCCGGCTGGTGGTCGTCTCGGTGACCCCGTTCGGCCTGACCGGGCCGTGGTCGGGCTGGGCGAGCTCGGACCTCGTCGGCCTGGCCCTCGGGTCGCCGCTGCACAGCTGCGGGTACGACGACCACACGATCCCGCCGATCCGGCCCGGGGGCGACCAGGGCTACCTGCAGGCGGCCAGCTTCGCCAGGATGGCCGTGATGCTCGCCCTCGTCGAGCGCGAGCGGACGGGCCGCGGCCAGGTCGTCGACGTCGCCATGCACGACGCGCTCGCCGTCGGCGCCGAGCTGGCCAACCCGTACTGGTTCTACGCCCGCGCCGTCGTGCAGCGGCAGACGTGCCGGCACGCCACGCCGTTCCCGACCGAGCCGTCCATCTTCCGCTGTGCCGACGGGCGGTGGGTGTTCTTCGCCGTGTTCATCGTCGAGCAGAAGGCGTGGCAGGCGATCCTCGGGTGGCTCGCCGGCCGCGACCTGGCCGCCGACCTCACCGACCCGGAGTACGGCGACCCGGCGTTCCGCCAGGCGTCCCTCGCCCACGTGCTCGACGTGGTCGCCGACTTCTTCCTCACCCTGACGGCCGACGAGGCCTACCACGAGGGCCAGGCCAGGGGCCTCGCCGTCGGGCCGGTCAACCTGCCCGACGACCTGTTCGAGGACGAGCACCTGGCCGCCAGGGAGTTCTTCGTCACCGTCGACCACGACGACGTGCCCCCGGCCCGCTACCCCGGCGTGCCGTTCCGCTTCGCCGGCGTGCCCGCCGCCAGCCCCGTCCGCGCCCCCCGCCTCGGGGAGCACGACGACGAGGTCCTCCACCCGACCCCACCCGCCGAGGAGGCGACCTGA
- a CDS encoding OB-fold domain-containing protein — translation MDAPRLLPVDDDVDTGGFFEAARRQELVIRRCNGCDAVLHMPRAYCHTCGSWEGRWAPVAGTATLYSWTVVEHQVHPAYPVPYTVVLVQLDDVPAARLVGYLPGRPDLTAGMPMRVWFETLADGVVLPQWEPVPAGG, via the coding sequence ATGGACGCGCCCCGCCTGCTCCCGGTCGACGACGACGTCGACACCGGCGGGTTCTTCGAGGCCGCCCGCCGCCAGGAGCTCGTCATCCGCCGCTGCAACGGGTGCGACGCCGTGCTCCACATGCCGAGGGCGTACTGCCACACGTGCGGCAGCTGGGAGGGCCGCTGGGCCCCAGTCGCCGGCACCGCCACCCTGTACTCGTGGACGGTGGTCGAGCACCAGGTGCACCCCGCCTACCCGGTGCCCTACACGGTCGTGCTCGTCCAGCTGGACGACGTGCCCGCCGCCCGCCTCGTCGGCTACCTGCCGGGGCGCCCCGACCTCACCGCCGGCATGCCGATGCGGGTGTGGTTCGAGACCCTGGCCGACGGCGTCGTGCTGCCGCAGTGGGAGCCGGTGCCGGCCGGGGGCTGA
- a CDS encoding FCD domain-containing protein, with amino-acid sequence MPAARAPDPPRPARHPALPICTGEAVTRPLKTSEAVARDIVHDVVSQGLGTGDRLPSEAAMLEHYGVSRESLREGLRLLEVQGLISIRRGPGGGPVVGRLDPANLGRTSTLYYHLAGGTYAELFEAWVLTESLLAERAARHPDRDAVRAAMAPFLEDGGGADADGSDRRAFVVAHSRFHAVVAALAGNRVLELLLQTIGQIVTHHVVADAHLPDAPLVAEDHAAVARAVAAGRPRSAGRVMADHIERMAASYRDEIGMDDFIDWR; translated from the coding sequence GTGCCGGCTGCCCGCGCCCCCGACCCGCCGCGGCCGGCGCGGCACCCCGCCCTGCCGATCTGCACGGGAGAGGCCGTCACCCGGCCGCTGAAGACGTCGGAGGCCGTCGCCAGGGACATCGTGCACGACGTCGTCAGCCAGGGCCTCGGCACGGGCGACCGGCTGCCGTCGGAGGCGGCGATGCTCGAGCACTACGGGGTCAGCCGGGAGTCGCTCCGCGAGGGCCTGCGGCTGCTCGAGGTCCAGGGCCTGATCTCGATCCGGCGGGGGCCGGGGGGCGGCCCCGTCGTCGGCCGCCTCGACCCCGCCAACCTGGGCCGCACGTCGACGCTCTACTACCACCTGGCCGGCGGCACGTACGCCGAGCTGTTCGAGGCCTGGGTGCTCACCGAGTCGCTGCTGGCCGAGCGGGCGGCCCGCCACCCGGACCGGGACGCGGTGCGCGCCGCCATGGCGCCGTTCCTCGAGGACGGCGGCGGCGCCGACGCCGACGGCAGCGACCGCCGGGCCTTCGTCGTCGCCCACTCGCGCTTCCACGCGGTGGTCGCCGCCCTCGCGGGCAACCGCGTGCTCGAGCTGCTGCTCCAGACGATCGGCCAGATCGTCACCCACCACGTGGTGGCCGACGCCCACCTGCCCGACGCGCCGCTCGTGGCCGAGGACCATGCCGCCGTGGCGAGGGCCGTGGCCGCCGGCCGGCCGAGGAGCGCCGGCCGGGTCATGGCCGACCACATCGAGCGGATGGCGGCGTCCTACCGCGACGAGATCGGGATGGACGACTTCATCGACTGGCGGTGA
- a CDS encoding amidohydrolase family protein — MGRSVIADIPVIDTDTHVVEPPDLWTERMPAKWGDLIPHVRWDEGQQEEAWFIGGTRVAPVASAAQAGWHEYPPNHPPRWEDADPATWDAEARLARMDEYGIHAQILYPNVALFNQTMLQSVEDKEVMLAYIRAYNDWQSDWSSVAPDRLVPMTTLPFWDLDATLAEIERCAAMGHRGVVFSQEPANFGLPGLVDSHWDPMWASAQEKGLPVNFHIASGDLSLFESGGGMAHVGKHASYASMGVSFFMGNARTLAQLICGGICHRFPELNFVSVESGVGWIPFALDSLDWQWKNCGVHLEHPEYELLPSEYFRRQIYGCFWFERDTALSAIDLIGPDNVLFETDFPHPTSMSPGPASSAVAPDEYLEQNFGRLPETTLRKILHDNAARLYHLA, encoded by the coding sequence GTGGGCCGCTCCGTCATCGCCGACATCCCGGTCATCGACACCGACACGCACGTCGTCGAGCCGCCCGACCTCTGGACCGAGCGCATGCCGGCGAAGTGGGGCGATCTCATCCCCCACGTCCGGTGGGACGAGGGCCAGCAGGAAGAGGCCTGGTTCATCGGCGGCACGCGCGTCGCGCCGGTGGCCTCGGCCGCGCAGGCCGGCTGGCACGAGTACCCGCCGAACCACCCGCCCCGCTGGGAGGACGCCGACCCGGCCACCTGGGACGCCGAGGCCCGCCTCGCCCGCATGGACGAGTACGGCATCCACGCGCAGATCCTGTATCCGAACGTCGCCCTGTTCAACCAGACCATGCTCCAGTCGGTCGAGGACAAGGAGGTGATGCTCGCCTACATCCGCGCCTACAACGACTGGCAGTCGGACTGGAGCAGCGTCGCCCCCGACCGCCTGGTCCCGATGACCACGCTGCCGTTCTGGGACCTCGACGCCACCCTGGCCGAGATCGAGCGGTGCGCGGCCATGGGCCACCGGGGCGTCGTGTTCAGCCAGGAGCCGGCCAACTTCGGCCTGCCCGGCCTGGTCGACTCGCACTGGGACCCCATGTGGGCGTCGGCCCAGGAGAAGGGCCTGCCCGTCAACTTCCACATCGCGTCCGGCGACCTGTCGCTGTTCGAGTCGGGCGGCGGCATGGCCCACGTCGGCAAGCACGCCAGCTACGCCTCGATGGGCGTCTCGTTCTTCATGGGCAACGCCCGCACCCTGGCCCAGCTCATCTGCGGCGGCATCTGCCACCGCTTCCCCGAGCTGAACTTCGTGTCGGTCGAGAGCGGCGTCGGCTGGATCCCGTTCGCGCTCGACTCGCTCGACTGGCAGTGGAAGAACTGCGGCGTCCACCTCGAGCACCCCGAGTACGAGTTGCTCCCGAGCGAGTACTTCCGGCGCCAGATCTACGGCTGCTTCTGGTTCGAGCGGGACACGGCGCTCAGCGCCATCGACCTCATCGGCCCCGACAACGTGCTCTTCGAGACCGACTTCCCGCACCCGACGAGCATGTCGCCCGGGCCGGCCTCGTCCGCCGTGGCGCCCGACGAGTACCTCGAGCAGAACTTCGGCCGTCTCCCCGAGACGACCCTGCGCAAGATCCTCCACGACAACGCCGCCCGCCTCTACCACCTGGCGTAG